The Elgaria multicarinata webbii isolate HBS135686 ecotype San Diego chromosome 1, rElgMul1.1.pri, whole genome shotgun sequence genome has a window encoding:
- the TSHZ2 gene encoding teashirt homolog 2: MPRRKQQAPKRAAGYVQDDDLKDEEDIKEEEEDDDESNSTAQLQGSNDPGTDEEHDVGPDPKGSFSYQNSPVSHVSNQDVENESLLSDASDQVAEIKSLCSREVQDSKANVHPKPPSEAHSCMDKMTAVYANILSDSYWTGLGLGLKLSNSDKRGCDNRNGASKSDFDWHQDALTKSLQQSLPARPVSKPNLFSSVQLYRQSSKMCGTVFTGASRFRCRQCSAAYDTLVELTVHMNESGHYQDDNHKKDKNRPTSYSKPRKRAFQDMDKEDAQKVLKCMFCGDSFDSLQDLSVHMIKTKHYQKVPLKEPVPTISSKMVTPAKKRVFDINRPCSPDSTTGSFADTFSSQKNANLQLSSNNRYGYQNGASYTWQFEACKSQILKCMECGSSHDTLQQLTTHMMVTGHFLKVTSSASKKGKQLVLDPLAVEKMQSLSEAPAGDSQHSKPSSNASTDSTAPASELKKESKQNKSEEVSKDEKVVKNEDYEDTIQKPLDPTMKYQYLREEDLEDASKGGGDILKSLENTVTTAINKAQNGAPSWSAYPSIHAAYQLSEGAKPSLPVGSQVLQVRPTVTNKLRPIAPKWKVMPLVPISANMAQCTQVKKEGETKKEAQKDYIKEVNRVDPAPACQSEGESPPQAEVCVEPKKSEPSPLKEENKAKEDEEKEKSKTKESAAAASLSNGCASANHSPELPCLNPLSALQSVLNNHLGKANEPLRPQSNSSPSSSSVSMFQKPNLNMMEKPVLSPTPTPTKPAGVTSRRYVFESNDQPIDLTKSKSKKGESAQAQSCTSPPQKHALSDIADMVKVLPKATTPKPAASSRIPSMKLEMDVRRFEDVSTEVSTLHKRKGRQSNWNPQHLLILQAQFASSLFQTSEGKYLLSDLGPQERMQISKFTGLSMTTISHWLANVKYQLRKTGGTKFLKNMDKGHPIFYCSDCASQFRTPSTYINHLESHLGFQMKDMNKLAVEQQTKVEQEISRISVQRSPETIAGEEDTDSKFKCKLCSRTFVSKHAVKLHLSKTHSKSPEHHSQFVAEVDEE; this comes from the coding sequence GTTATGTCCAAGACGACGACTTGAAAGATGAGGAAGAcataaaagaggaagaagaagatgacGATGAGAGCAATTCAACAGCCCAACTTCAGGGTAGCAACGACCCAGGCACGGATGAAGAACATGACGTGGGCCCCGATCCAAAAGGCAGCTTTAGCTACCAGAATTCTCCAGTAAGTCATGTCTCCAATCAGGATGTTGAAAATGAATCACTGTTGAGTGATGCCAGTGACCAGGTGGCAGAGATTAAAAGCCTTTGCTCGAGAGAGGTGCAGGACTCCAAAGCCAATGTCCACCCCAAACCTCCAAGTGAAGCACACAGTTGCATGGATAAAATGACAGCCGTCTATGCCAACATCCTTTCAGACTCTTATTGGACAGGTTTGGGACTAGGCCTCAAGTTGTCCAACTCTGATAAGAGGGGCTGTGACAACAGAAACGGAGCCAGCAAAAGTGACTTTGATTGGCATCAGGATGCGCTGACCAAAAGCCTGCAACAGAGCTTACCGGCTAGGCCGGTTTCCAAACCAAACCTTTTCAGTTCAGTCCAGCTCTACCGGCAAAGCAGCAAAATGTGTGGAACTGTCTTCACGGGTGCTAGTAGGTTTCGGTGCAGGCAGTGCAGTGCGGCCTACGATACTTTGGTAGAGCTTACTGTCCATATGAACGAGAGTGGTCATTATCAAGATGACAACCATAAGAAAGACAAAAACAGGCCTACCAGCTATTCCAAGCCCCGAAAAAGGGCCTTTCAGGACATGGATAAAGAAGACGCCCAGAAAGTTCTGAAATGTATGTTCTGTGGTGACTCCTTTGATTCCCTTCAAGACCTAAGCGTTCatatgataaaaacaaaacactaccaAAAAGTGCCTTTGAAGGAGCCAGTACCTACCATTTCTTCCAAAATGGTCACTCCAGCAAAGAAACGTGTGTTCGACATTAACAGGCCTTGCTCCCCAGACTCGACCACCGGGTCATTTGCCGACACCTTTTCTTCCCAGAAAAATGCAAATCTGCAGTTGTCATCGAATAACCGCTATGGTTACCAGAACGGCGCCAGCTACACATGGCAGTTTGAAGCATGCAAATCGCAGATCCTCAAGTGCATGGAATGCGGGAGCTCACACGACACCCTGCAGCAACTCACCACACATATGATGGTCACGGGTCATTTCTTGAAAGTCACAAGCTCAGCCTCCAAGAAAGGAAAGCAACTTGTTTTAGATCCCCTGGCTGTGGAGAAAATGCAGTCGCTTTCTGAGGCGCCGGCTGGTGACAGCCAACATTCGAAACCTTCTAGTAATGCATCAACAGATTCTACAGCTCCTGCTTCAGAgctaaagaaagaaagtaagCAAAATAAATCTGAGGAAGTGAGCAAAGATGAGAAAGTGGTAAAGAATGAAGACTATGAAGACACTATTCAAAAACCGCTGGATCCTACAATGAAATACCAGTATCTTAGGGAGGAGGATTTAGAAGATGCTTCAAAAGGTGGTGGAGACATTTTGAAGTCTTTGGAAAACACTGTCACCACTGCCATCAATAAAGCTCAAAATGGAGCACCCAGCTGGAGTGCATATCCTAGTATCCATGCCGCCTATCAACTCTCAGAAGGAGCAAAACCTTCCTTACCAGTAGGCTCCCAAGTTCTACAAGTTAGACCAACTGTCACAAATAAGTTGAGGCCTATTGCTCCAAAGTGGAAAGTTATGCCTTTGGTTCCCATCTCAGCTAACATGGCCCAGTGCACTCAAgtgaagaaggaaggagagaccaAAAAGGAAGCGCAAAAGGACTACATTAAAGAGGTCAACAGAGTTGATCCTGCCCCTGCCTGTCAAAGTGAAGGAGAATCTCCCCCTCAAGCCGAGGTGTGCGTGGAACCCAAAAAGTCAGAGCCAAGTCCTTTGAAGGAGGAGAACAAGGCAAAAGAAGAtgaggagaaagaaaaatcaaaaacaaaggagtctgcagcagcagcatccctcAGCAATGGATGTGCTTCTGCTAACCACTCCCCAGAGCTGCCTTGTTTGAACCCACTGAGTGCCCTGCAATCTGTCCTAAATAACCACTTGGGCAAAGCAAATGAGCCTTTGAGGCCTCAGTCGAACTCCAGCCCCAGTTCAAGTTCAGTCTCTATGTTCCAGAAACCTAATTTAAACATGATGGAGAAGCCCGTTTTATCTCCCACCCCAACGCCGACAAAACCTGCAGGCGTCACGTCCAGGCGTTACGTGTTTGAAAGCAACGATCAACCGATAGACCTGACCAAATCTAAAAGCAAGAAAGGAGAGTCAGCTCAAGCACAATCTTGCACTTCCCCACCTCAGAAACACGCGCTGTCTGACATCGCAGACATGGTCAAAGTTCTTCCCAAAGCAACAACGCCAAAACCCGCGGCCTCGTCCAGAATCCCATCCATGAAACTGGAAATGGACGTCCGGCGTTTTGAAGATGTCTCGACGGAAGTCTCCACCTTGCACAAAAGAAAGGGCAGGCAGTCCAACTGGAATCCTCAGCATCTCCTTATTTTGCAAGCTCAGTTTGCTTCCAGTCTCTTCCAAACTTCCGAAGGTAAATATTTATTGTCGGACCTGGGCCCTCAAGAACGCATGCAGATTTCCAAATTTACCGGACTGTCCATGACCACCATCAGCCATTGGTTGGCCAATGTCAAGTACCAACTCAGAAAaactggagggacaaagttttTGAAAAACATGGATAAAGGGCACCCCATCTTTTATTGCAGTGACTGTGCATCTCAGTTTAGAACCCCGTCGACGTACATCAACCATTTAGAATCCCATCTAGGTTTCCAAATGAAAGACATGAACAAGCTGGCTGTGGAGCAGCAAACCAAGGTAGAGCAAGAAATCTCCAGAATTTCAGTTCAAAGGTCTCCTGAAACAATAGCTGGAGAAGAGGACACAGACTCTAAGTTCAAATGTAAGTTGTGCTCTCGGACATTTGTGAGCAAACATGCAGTTAAACTCCATCTAAGCAAAACACACAGCAAGTCGCCAGAACATCACTCACAGTTTGTAGCAGAAGTGGATGAAGAATAA